Proteins from a single region of Mucilaginibacter daejeonensis:
- a CDS encoding TIM barrel protein, whose amino-acid sequence MKIEKYKLDELNHQLAVKHQRKFDHVAADVNNLDDVLQKLAAFNVAIPSWALGTGGTRFGRFSGGGEPGSLEEKINDVGVINSLNRSSNSISLHIPWDIPSNAEAIKAVAADNGLRFDAVNSNTFQDQKDQQHSYKFGSLHHVDKAVRKQAVDHNIEVIKYGVELGSNALSVWLADGSNFPGQLNFRGAFQNTLESLQEIYAALPDDWKVWVEYKPYEPNFYSTTIGDWGQSLLLANKLGPKASTLVDLGHHLPNTNIEQIVSLLLMEGKLAGFHFNDSKYGDDDLTVGSINPYQLFLIFNELVEGMDARGMKHATDIGWMIDASHNLKDPIEDLIQSVEAIKIAYAQALLVDTAALKAAQAANDAVLAQEILQAASRTDVRPLVAEARLREGGAIDPLNAYRSIDVRGNLITERGLKTVATGL is encoded by the coding sequence ATGAAAATCGAAAAATATAAACTCGATGAGTTAAATCATCAATTGGCAGTTAAGCATCAACGCAAATTTGACCATGTGGCTGCCGATGTGAATAACCTGGACGATGTACTGCAAAAGCTGGCTGCCTTTAACGTGGCCATACCGAGCTGGGCATTGGGCACAGGTGGTACCCGTTTTGGACGTTTTTCGGGCGGTGGTGAGCCGGGTAGCCTGGAAGAAAAGATCAACGACGTTGGCGTGATCAACAGCCTGAACAGATCAAGCAATTCAATATCGTTACACATTCCATGGGATATCCCATCTAACGCAGAGGCGATCAAAGCCGTAGCGGCCGATAACGGTCTGCGTTTTGATGCGGTTAACTCAAATACCTTCCAAGATCAAAAAGATCAGCAGCACAGCTACAAGTTCGGTTCGTTACACCATGTGGATAAGGCTGTGCGTAAACAAGCTGTTGATCACAATATCGAGGTGATCAAGTACGGTGTCGAATTAGGTTCTAACGCATTGTCAGTTTGGTTGGCCGACGGTTCTAACTTCCCTGGTCAATTGAACTTCCGTGGTGCGTTCCAAAACACATTGGAAAGCCTGCAAGAGATATACGCAGCATTGCCTGACGATTGGAAGGTTTGGGTAGAGTACAAACCGTATGAGCCGAACTTCTATTCGACCACTATTGGTGACTGGGGCCAATCATTGCTACTGGCCAATAAATTAGGTCCTAAAGCATCAACGCTTGTGGATCTTGGTCACCACCTGCCAAATACCAACATCGAGCAGATCGTATCGTTACTGCTGATGGAAGGTAAACTGGCCGGTTTCCACTTCAACGATTCTAAATATGGTGATGATGACCTGACCGTAGGTAGCATCAACCCTTACCAATTGTTCCTGATCTTTAACGAACTGGTTGAAGGTATGGACGCCCGTGGTATGAAACACGCTACTGACATTGGTTGGATGATCGACGCATCACACAACCTGAAAGATCCGATCGAAGATCTGATCCAATCAGTTGAAGCGATCAAGATCGCTTACGCCCAAGCTTTATTAGTTGACACTGCGGCTTTGAAAGCTGCACAAGCTGCCAATGATGCCGTGTTGGCGCAAGAAATACTGCAAGCTGCTTCCCGTACCGATGTACGCCCGTTAGTGGCCGAGGCTCGCCTGCGTGAGGGTGGCGCTATCGATCCGCTTAACGCTTACCGCAGCATTGATGTACGTGGAAATTTGATAACAGAGCGCGGTCTGAAGACCGTTGCTACCGGTCTATAA
- a CDS encoding FGGY-family carbohydrate kinase, translating into MTPIPVIAVFDVGKTNKKLFLFNEDYKIVYERSARFNETTDEDGDPCENIDSLRLSVFDSLREIFKRNEFEVKAVNFSSYGASFVYLDEHGTPLTPLYNYLKTYPENLHEQFYATYGGEARVARETASPVLGSLNSGLQLYRLKYKQPEVFERIKYALHLPQYLSYLISGEACTDLTSIGCHTGLWDFEHNRYHEWVTKEGLAEKLAPICDADTVRPAAFPGNNYSVGIGLHDSSAALIPYLVSFTEPFVLLSTGTWTISLNPFDNSPLTDEELKADCLNFIQYKGKPVKASRLFAGYEYEQQVKRIAAHFDQNIAHYRTIRFNPDLVARLQAQETEKRTGATSLQASVFGQRDLASFANDEEAYHRLMLDIVDQQKISTGYVLKDGNVKRIFVDGGFSKNSVYMHLLAAAFPHTEVFAASMAQATAVGAALAIHNAWNTKPLPHDLLELKFYSATQGITT; encoded by the coding sequence ATGACGCCAATTCCCGTAATAGCCGTTTTTGATGTGGGCAAGACCAACAAAAAATTGTTCTTGTTCAATGAGGATTATAAGATAGTTTACGAAAGATCGGCCCGGTTCAACGAGACCACCGATGAGGATGGCGACCCCTGCGAGAACATTGACAGTTTACGGCTTTCGGTATTCGATTCGTTGCGCGAGATATTCAAGCGCAACGAATTTGAAGTAAAGGCCGTGAACTTTTCTTCGTATGGTGCCAGTTTTGTGTACCTGGATGAGCATGGTACGCCGTTGACCCCTCTTTATAATTACTTAAAGACCTACCCTGAGAATCTGCACGAGCAGTTTTACGCCACTTACGGTGGCGAGGCCAGGGTAGCGCGCGAAACGGCATCACCAGTACTGGGTAGCTTAAATTCAGGCCTGCAGTTGTATCGCCTGAAGTATAAACAGCCCGAGGTATTCGAGCGCATTAAGTATGCGTTGCACTTACCGCAATATTTGAGCTACCTGATCAGCGGCGAGGCTTGTACCGATCTTACCAGCATAGGTTGCCATACCGGCTTGTGGGATTTTGAGCACAACCGCTACCATGAGTGGGTGACCAAAGAAGGACTGGCCGAAAAGCTGGCCCCAATCTGCGATGCTGATACGGTCCGTCCCGCAGCGTTCCCGGGTAACAACTATAGCGTGGGCATTGGCCTGCATGATAGTTCGGCGGCGTTGATCCCTTACCTGGTCAGCTTTACCGAGCCATTTGTGCTGTTATCTACCGGTACCTGGACCATCAGCCTGAACCCATTCGATAATTCACCGTTGACCGACGAGGAACTTAAGGCGGATTGCCTGAATTTCATCCAATACAAAGGCAAACCGGTAAAAGCATCACGCTTGTTTGCCGGTTATGAGTATGAGCAGCAGGTAAAACGTATAGCCGCTCATTTTGACCAGAACATCGCCCATTACCGTACCATACGTTTTAACCCAGATCTGGTGGCCCGTTTGCAGGCACAGGAAACGGAGAAACGTACAGGAGCTACCAGTTTGCAGGCGTCGGTATTCGGTCAGCGTGATCTGGCCTCGTTCGCTAATGATGAGGAAGCTTATCATCGCCTGATGTTGGACATTGTTGACCAGCAAAAGATATCGACCGGTTACGTGCTGAAGGATGGCAACGTTAAGCGGATATTTGTTGACGGCGGATTCAGCAAAAATTCCGTATATATGCATCTACTGGCCGCTGCGTTCCCTCACACGGAGGTATTCGCAGCATCGATGGCTCAGGCTACAGCAGTTGGTGCAGCACTGGCCATTCATAATGCTTGGAACACTAAACCTCTTCCACATGACCTGCTCGAGCTGAAATTCTATTCGGCCACGCAGGGTATCACAACTTAA
- a CDS encoding sialate O-acetylesterase yields the protein MRRNVLQTINLIALVMLGLTASAQVKLASLFTSNMVLQQQMNVPIWGWDKTGKNISITTSWNNKTYKGVADVSGKWKIKVSTPVAGGPYTINITDGQLTKLDNVLIGEVWLCGGQSNMEMPMKGFKGQPVLGSNEVILHSKNDKIRLYTVPRSSVTEVQENSKPSEWKVAGPESVSNFSATSYYFGRLLNQMLDIPVGLIHCSYSGSYAEAWLDPDVLKAFPEIKIPAKGDTIKQVSRTPTTLYNGMLHPILGYGIKGAIYYQGESNRDNPENYEKLFPMLVARWRELWGQGEFPFYYAQIAPYDYAQLPPYNKGGKFNSAYLREAQRRSLKTIPNSAMAVLMDIGEQASIHPMRKEPGGTRLAYLALGKTYGLKGFGFASPEYDSMTIKDTSIVVKFVNSPNGMTSYNRPLTQFEIAGKDQKFYPAKAVINGSSVTVSAPEVKQPVAVRYAFRDFIIGELYGTDGLPVSSFRTDDW from the coding sequence ATGAGAAGAAATGTCCTCCAGACAATTAACTTGATCGCACTGGTCATGCTGGGCCTTACCGCCAGCGCCCAGGTCAAGTTGGCCTCGCTGTTCACCAGCAATATGGTACTGCAACAACAAATGAACGTACCTATTTGGGGCTGGGACAAGACTGGCAAAAATATCAGCATAACCACTTCATGGAATAACAAGACCTATAAAGGCGTTGCTGATGTTTCAGGCAAATGGAAGATCAAAGTGAGTACACCTGTTGCCGGAGGACCATATACCATCAACATAACCGACGGCCAACTGACCAAACTGGACAACGTACTGATCGGCGAGGTATGGCTTTGCGGCGGCCAATCCAACATGGAGATGCCCATGAAAGGCTTTAAAGGTCAACCGGTGTTAGGCTCCAACGAAGTGATCCTTCATTCCAAAAATGACAAGATAAGGCTATACACTGTTCCCCGCTCATCGGTAACAGAAGTACAGGAGAATAGCAAGCCATCAGAGTGGAAAGTGGCCGGTCCGGAATCGGTAAGCAACTTTAGCGCTACGAGCTATTACTTTGGCCGCCTGCTCAATCAGATGCTGGATATACCGGTTGGCCTGATCCACTGCTCATACAGCGGCTCCTATGCCGAGGCATGGTTAGACCCTGATGTGTTGAAAGCATTCCCCGAGATCAAGATACCTGCCAAAGGCGATACCATTAAACAAGTAAGCCGCACCCCTACCACTTTATATAATGGGATGCTCCATCCGATACTTGGTTATGGCATCAAAGGCGCCATCTATTACCAGGGCGAATCTAATCGTGACAACCCCGAGAACTACGAGAAACTATTCCCGATGCTGGTGGCACGCTGGCGCGAGTTATGGGGACAAGGTGAGTTCCCGTTCTACTACGCACAGATCGCGCCTTACGATTATGCCCAGCTACCTCCTTACAATAAAGGCGGCAAGTTCAACTCGGCTTATCTGCGTGAAGCGCAGCGCAGGTCACTGAAGACCATACCTAATAGCGCCATGGCCGTGCTGATGGACATTGGTGAACAGGCCAGCATTCACCCTATGCGTAAAGAACCGGGCGGCACTCGTTTAGCCTACCTGGCCCTGGGCAAGACCTACGGCTTAAAAGGCTTCGGCTTTGCCAGCCCCGAATATGACTCGATGACCATAAAGGATACATCCATTGTGGTCAAGTTCGTGAATAGCCCCAACGGCATGACCTCTTACAACAGGCCGCTAACGCAATTTGAGATAGCCGGTAAAGATCAAAAGTTCTATCCGGCCAAAGCGGTGATCAATGGCAGTTCGGTCACGGTATCGGCACCTGAGGTCAAACAACCGGTCGCGGTCCGCTATGCCTTCCGCGACTTTATCATAGGCGAGTTATACGGTACCGATGGTTTGCCGGTGTCTTCATTCCGTACCGATGATTGGTAA
- a CDS encoding GntR family transcriptional regulator produces MKPISFLEYIEIDYYSSTPKYLQLANSIAKAVREGRLNRNDTLPSINELNYNFEISRDTAEKAYKHLKSIGLLGSVPGKGYYIKSNETMQRFKVFLMFNKLSTHKKIIYDAIVAGLDNEAFIDFYIYNNDFSLFKKILENAGDDYTHYVIISHFLDGGGETSHEVINKIPKDKLILLDKLVKGVDGEYAAIYENFEKDIFQALEQALEPLSKYHTIKIAFPEHTYHSTEILKGFDRFCMQYAFNYKVVHDINTEPINHSEVFITLMENDVVVLIERLLQTELKIGQDVGVISYNETPLKKIILNGLTTISTDFQQMGEMVAKMIINNKREHIENPFYLTLRASL; encoded by the coding sequence ATGAAACCGATCTCTTTCTTAGAATACATCGAGATAGATTATTATTCATCTACCCCCAAATATCTGCAGCTGGCCAACTCTATAGCCAAGGCAGTGCGTGAGGGTCGGCTCAACCGTAATGATACCCTGCCATCCATCAACGAGCTTAACTACAATTTCGAGATATCGCGCGATACCGCCGAGAAAGCTTACAAGCATTTAAAATCGATCGGGTTGCTGGGATCGGTGCCAGGTAAAGGTTACTACATCAAGAGCAACGAGACCATGCAACGGTTCAAGGTGTTCCTGATGTTCAATAAGCTGAGTACTCATAAAAAGATCATCTATGATGCCATTGTCGCCGGGTTGGACAATGAGGCGTTCATCGATTTTTATATCTATAATAACGACTTCTCCCTTTTTAAGAAGATATTGGAGAACGCCGGCGACGATTACACCCATTATGTGATCATCAGCCATTTTTTAGACGGTGGTGGCGAGACCTCACACGAGGTGATCAACAAGATACCTAAAGATAAGCTGATCCTGCTCGACAAGTTAGTAAAGGGTGTGGATGGCGAATATGCGGCCATTTACGAGAACTTTGAAAAGGACATTTTCCAGGCTTTGGAACAGGCCCTGGAACCATTAAGCAAATACCACACGATCAAGATCGCGTTCCCTGAACATACCTATCATTCTACGGAAATACTGAAAGGGTTCGACCGGTTCTGCATGCAGTATGCTTTTAATTACAAGGTAGTGCATGACATCAATACCGAACCGATTAACCATAGCGAGGTATTTATCACATTGATGGAGAACGATGTGGTGGTACTGATCGAACGCCTGTTACAGACCGAACTGAAGATCGGGCAGGACGTGGGCGTGATATCGTACAACGAGACCCCGCTCAAGAAGATCATTTTAAACGGACTGACCACCATATCTACCGATTTTCAGCAAATGGGAGAAATGGTGGCCAAAATGATCATTAACAACAAGCGCGAACACATCGAAAATCCTTTTTATCTTACTTTGCGCGCCTCCCTGTAA
- a CDS encoding bifunctional aldolase/short-chain dehydrogenase: MSVRSTEFKHVSYLWDDAKAAELAGDEVALLIYRSNLLGADLRLTNYGGGNTSCKLMSKDPLTGQDVEVMWIKGSGGDIGTLKKSGLAALYVDRLRSLKNVYRGVEFEDEMVELFNHSIYDLNSKAPSIDTPLHGFLPFAHIDHLHPDAAIAIAAAKDGKKITEELFGGTIGWVEWKKPGFELGLQLKACLDANPGIRGIMLGSHGLFTWGDTAYESYINTLEVIEKCAEYLEQNYGKKGPVFGGQKIQSLDEAGRKKQAVALAPILRGFCSSERNMIGHFTDDARVLEFINSNDLDRLAPLGTSCPDHFLRTKISPLVLDLTPDADLSDVEGLKAKLAPAFEAYRQMYTDYYNTCKHDNSPAIRDTNPVIILYPGVGMFSFSKDKQTARVAAEFYTNAINVMKGAEAISEYTSLPRQEAFDIEYWLLEEAKLQRMPKPKALSGRIALITGSAGGIGKAIAKKFVEEGAVVILNDMNAERLDGAGEEFKAAYGKDSYATAVMDVTSADQIQAAMDVAALNFGGVDLIVNNAGLSISKTIGDHTEKDWDLLYDVLVKGQFFVTQAAVAVMKKQAIGGDVINIVSKNALVSGPNNAGYGSAKAAQLHLSRLNAAELGPDKIRVNVVNPDAVISDSNIWAGGWAEGRAKAYGITVAELPAYYAKRTLLNEIILPVDIANACFALTGGLLAKSTGNVINVDGGVAAGFVR, encoded by the coding sequence ATGTCTGTTAGATCAACCGAATTTAAGCACGTAAGCTATTTGTGGGACGATGCCAAAGCAGCCGAGCTGGCTGGCGATGAGGTAGCCCTGTTAATATATCGCTCCAACCTGTTAGGAGCCGACCTTCGCCTTACCAACTACGGCGGTGGTAACACCTCATGCAAGTTAATGAGCAAAGACCCATTGACCGGTCAGGATGTTGAGGTGATGTGGATCAAAGGTTCGGGTGGCGACATCGGTACGTTGAAAAAAAGCGGCCTGGCTGCTTTATATGTTGACCGCCTGCGCAGCCTGAAGAACGTTTACCGCGGTGTGGAATTTGAAGATGAGATGGTAGAACTGTTCAACCATAGCATTTATGATCTGAACTCTAAAGCGCCTTCTATAGATACCCCATTACACGGTTTCTTACCGTTCGCGCACATCGACCACTTGCACCCTGATGCAGCGATCGCTATCGCTGCGGCAAAAGATGGTAAAAAGATCACCGAAGAGTTATTTGGTGGCACCATTGGTTGGGTAGAGTGGAAGAAACCTGGCTTTGAGCTGGGCCTGCAATTGAAAGCTTGCTTAGATGCTAACCCAGGCATCCGTGGTATCATGTTAGGTTCACACGGTCTCTTCACCTGGGGTGATACCGCTTACGAAAGCTACATCAACACCTTAGAGGTGATCGAGAAATGTGCTGAGTACCTGGAGCAGAACTATGGTAAAAAGGGCCCTGTATTTGGTGGCCAAAAGATCCAAAGCCTTGATGAGGCCGGCCGTAAAAAACAAGCCGTTGCCCTGGCACCTATCCTGCGTGGTTTTTGCTCAAGCGAGCGCAACATGATCGGTCACTTTACTGATGATGCCCGCGTACTGGAGTTCATCAACTCTAATGATCTTGACCGTTTGGCGCCGCTGGGTACCAGCTGCCCTGACCACTTCCTGCGCACCAAGATCAGTCCGTTGGTATTAGACCTTACTCCTGATGCCGACCTGAGCGATGTGGAAGGTCTGAAAGCTAAATTAGCTCCGGCATTCGAGGCTTACCGCCAGATGTATACCGACTACTACAACACCTGCAAACACGATAACAGTCCGGCCATCCGCGATACCAATCCGGTGATCATCCTGTATCCGGGTGTGGGTATGTTCAGTTTCTCGAAAGACAAGCAGACCGCACGTGTTGCCGCTGAGTTCTATACCAACGCCATCAACGTGATGAAAGGTGCTGAGGCCATCTCTGAGTACACTTCATTGCCACGTCAGGAAGCGTTCGATATCGAGTACTGGCTGTTAGAAGAAGCTAAATTGCAGCGTATGCCTAAGCCAAAAGCTTTGAGCGGCCGTATAGCCCTGATCACTGGCAGCGCCGGTGGTATAGGTAAAGCTATCGCTAAAAAGTTCGTTGAAGAAGGTGCTGTTGTGATCCTGAACGACATGAATGCCGAGCGTTTAGATGGTGCCGGCGAAGAGTTCAAAGCCGCTTACGGTAAAGACTCATATGCCACCGCAGTAATGGACGTGACCAGCGCCGACCAGATCCAGGCCGCTATGGACGTAGCCGCTTTGAACTTTGGCGGTGTCGATCTGATCGTGAATAATGCCGGTCTCTCTATCTCTAAGACCATTGGCGATCACACCGAGAAAGATTGGGACCTGTTATATGATGTATTGGTGAAAGGCCAGTTCTTCGTGACCCAGGCCGCTGTTGCCGTGATGAAGAAACAAGCTATTGGTGGCGATGTGATCAACATCGTTAGCAAGAATGCCCTGGTAAGTGGTCCTAACAATGCCGGTTATGGTAGTGCTAAGGCTGCTCAATTACACCTGAGCCGTTTGAACGCTGCAGAACTGGGTCCTGATAAGATCCGCGTGAACGTGGTGAACCCTGACGCCGTGATCAGCGACAGCAACATCTGGGCTGGTGGCTGGGCCGAAGGTCGTGCAAAAGCTTACGGTATCACCGTGGCCGAACTGCCAGCCTACTACGCAAAACGTACCTTACTGAACGAGATCATATTGCCTGTTGACATCGCTAATGCTTGTTTCGCCTTGACAGGTGGCCTGCTGGCCAAATCGACCGGTAACGTGATCAACGTTGACGGTGGTGTTGCTGCCGGATTTGTAAGATAA
- a CDS encoding (Fe-S)-binding protein: MRVGLFIPCYVDQFYPGAAIATLQLLEKLGVDVTYPPDQTCCGQPMANSGFEHLTGGCNRLFIDNFSGFDYIVSPSGSCVLHIREHLHDEKREAEAKEISHKVWELTSFLTDVLKVQSLPSRFPYKVGVHQSCHGQRGLHLSSMTELVAPSFSKPGSLLAMVKDLELIELDRKDECCGFGGTFCVAEEAVSAKMGKDRVADHLRHGAEYITGADMSCLMHMEGILKRQGSQTKVLHIAEILNSQ, from the coding sequence ATGCGCGTAGGCTTATTCATACCCTGTTACGTTGACCAGTTCTATCCCGGTGCGGCGATAGCTACCTTACAATTGTTGGAGAAACTGGGTGTCGACGTGACCTATCCACCTGATCAAACCTGTTGCGGACAGCCTATGGCCAATTCAGGTTTTGAGCATTTAACGGGAGGCTGTAACCGGCTTTTCATCGATAATTTCTCGGGCTTCGACTATATCGTGTCGCCCTCAGGAAGCTGTGTGCTGCACATTCGTGAGCATTTGCATGACGAGAAGCGTGAGGCCGAAGCCAAAGAGATCAGCCATAAGGTATGGGAACTCACTTCGTTCTTGACCGATGTACTGAAGGTGCAAAGCCTGCCGTCACGCTTTCCATACAAGGTAGGCGTGCATCAAAGCTGCCACGGTCAACGTGGCCTGCACTTAAGCTCTATGACCGAGTTGGTGGCGCCTTCGTTCTCCAAACCTGGCTCGTTATTGGCCATGGTAAAAGATCTTGAGCTGATAGAGCTTGACCGTAAGGACGAGTGCTGCGGATTTGGCGGAACGTTTTGCGTTGCCGAAGAAGCCGTTTCAGCCAAAATGGGTAAGGACAGGGTGGCCGACCATCTGCGCCACGGAGCTGAATACATAACCGGAGCCGATATGTCATGCCTCATGCACATGGAAGGCATCCTGAAACGTCAGGGCAGCCAAACGAAAGTGCTGCACATAGCAGAGATTTTGAATAGTCAGTAG
- the rhaT gene encoding L-rhamnose/proton symporter RhaT gives MQAILGVIFHFIGGFASGSFYIPYKKVKGWAWESFWIVGGLFSWLIVPPLAAWLTIPNFTEIIKQTSGHILALTYFFGVLWGIGGLTYGLGVRYLGVALGSSVILGLCSIFGSLIPSVYYNFFPEANKDSISTLVSTNWGQMVLLGILVCVIGIIICGKAGVLKEKELKAKGEVADTNNEYNFGLGITLAIVSGILSACFNFGIEAGHSMADTANQIWMAANPGQGNFLYQNNVTYIVILWGGLTTNLIYCMILNARNKTFGNYTDKRTPLLANYLFSALAGTTWFLQFFFYGMGESRLGNGPSSWILHMAFIILIANSWGLVLKEWKGVSRKAFMTVVAGIVTIILSVLIVGYGNSLK, from the coding sequence ATGCAAGCAATTTTAGGAGTTATTTTCCATTTCATAGGGGGCTTTGCGTCGGGTAGCTTTTACATACCTTACAAGAAAGTAAAAGGCTGGGCCTGGGAGAGTTTCTGGATAGTGGGGGGGCTTTTTTCGTGGCTCATCGTGCCACCTTTGGCCGCCTGGCTAACCATCCCTAACTTCACTGAGATCATCAAGCAAACCAGCGGTCATATATTAGCGCTTACCTATTTCTTTGGCGTATTATGGGGTATAGGTGGTCTTACCTATGGCTTGGGTGTACGTTACCTGGGCGTTGCGCTGGGTAGCTCAGTTATCCTCGGCCTTTGCTCGATCTTTGGTTCACTCATTCCCTCTGTTTACTATAACTTTTTCCCTGAAGCTAATAAAGATTCTATATCTACTTTAGTAAGCACTAACTGGGGTCAGATGGTATTACTTGGCATCCTGGTTTGTGTGATCGGTATCATTATTTGCGGTAAAGCAGGGGTGCTTAAAGAGAAAGAACTGAAGGCGAAAGGCGAAGTGGCCGATACCAACAACGAGTACAATTTTGGCCTGGGCATCACACTGGCTATCGTATCGGGTATATTGAGCGCCTGTTTCAACTTCGGTATAGAGGCCGGCCACAGTATGGCCGATACCGCCAACCAGATCTGGATGGCCGCCAACCCGGGACAGGGTAATTTTTTATACCAAAATAACGTCACTTACATAGTAATCCTTTGGGGTGGTTTGACCACCAACCTGATCTATTGCATGATCTTGAACGCCCGTAATAAAACATTCGGTAACTATACCGATAAACGGACACCACTGCTGGCCAACTACTTATTCTCGGCACTGGCCGGTACCACGTGGTTCCTGCAGTTCTTTTTCTATGGTATGGGCGAAAGCCGTTTGGGTAACGGGCCAAGCTCGTGGATCCTGCACATGGCGTTCATCATCCTGATCGCTAATAGCTGGGGGCTGGTGCTCAAAGAGTGGAAAGGCGTAAGCCGCAAAGCGTTCATGACGGTGGTCGCTGGTATCGTAACGATCATCCTTTCGGTATTGATCGTAGGGTATGGCAACTCCTTAAAATAA
- a CDS encoding lactate utilization protein B, whose amino-acid sequence MNTGTKDHAELAGIFNKDEDRVNWHDETLWWIRAKRDKIVHQLPEWEALRETASKIKFNVLGNMDTYLMEFEAAAKANGVTVHWAADAKEHNEIVHKLIAEQGVTQMVKSKSMLTEECHLNEYLATHGIEVIDSDLGERIVQLAGEPPSHIVLPCIHKKKEEIGDLFHMHLGTPSNMADPQFLTETARGSLRETFLTRKVALTGVNFAVAETGEFVVCTNEGNADMGAHLAKVHIACMGIEKLIPKREHLGVFLRLLTRSATGQPQTTYSSHFAKPRAGQEMHIVLVDNGRSVQLGREDFRNSLKCIRCGACMNTCPVYRRSGGHSYHTAVAGPIGSILAPNLDMKKYADLPFASTLCGSCSNVCPVKIDIHDQLYKWRQVLVKEGYAPTGKKIAMQVMAKTLASPTMYHAAGKMGRLTIKYAPFAVSNKLNPWYKERDMPSAPKESFGEWYAKNRK is encoded by the coding sequence ATGAACACAGGAACAAAAGACCACGCCGAACTGGCCGGGATATTCAACAAGGACGAGGACCGTGTTAACTGGCACGACGAGACCCTTTGGTGGATCCGTGCCAAACGCGACAAGATAGTACACCAGCTACCCGAATGGGAAGCATTGAGGGAGACCGCATCAAAGATCAAATTCAATGTGCTGGGCAATATGGATACTTACCTCATGGAGTTCGAGGCTGCAGCCAAAGCCAACGGCGTGACCGTGCACTGGGCGGCCGATGCCAAAGAACATAACGAGATCGTGCATAAGCTGATCGCCGAGCAGGGTGTTACCCAAATGGTGAAAAGCAAAAGTATGCTCACTGAGGAGTGCCACCTGAACGAATACCTGGCCACCCACGGCATCGAAGTTATTGACTCGGATCTTGGTGAGCGCATCGTTCAACTGGCCGGCGAACCGCCAAGCCACATCGTACTGCCGTGTATCCATAAGAAGAAAGAGGAAATAGGCGACCTGTTCCACATGCACTTGGGTACCCCGAGCAACATGGCCGATCCTCAGTTCCTGACCGAGACCGCCCGTGGTAGTTTACGTGAGACCTTCCTGACCCGCAAAGTGGCCCTTACCGGTGTTAACTTTGCCGTGGCCGAAACAGGCGAATTTGTGGTGTGTACCAATGAGGGTAACGCCGATATGGGCGCCCACTTAGCCAAAGTGCACATTGCCTGTATGGGTATCGAGAAACTGATCCCTAAGCGCGAGCATTTAGGCGTTTTTCTGCGTCTGTTAACGCGCAGTGCTACAGGTCAGCCACAAACCACTTACAGCAGCCACTTTGCTAAACCAAGGGCAGGTCAGGAGATGCACATCGTATTGGTAGATAATGGCCGTAGCGTGCAGTTAGGTCGTGAGGATTTCCGTAACTCTTTGAAGTGTATCCGTTGCGGGGCTTGTATGAACACCTGCCCGGTATACCGTCGCAGCGGAGGACACAGTTACCATACCGCAGTTGCCGGACCGATAGGGTCAATATTGGCGCCTAACTTGGACATGAAGAAATATGCCGACCTGCCCTTTGCATCGACCCTGTGCGGATCATGCAGTAACGTATGCCCGGTCAAGATCGACATCCATGATCAGTTGTACAAATGGCGCCAGGTACTGGTGAAAGAAGGCTATGCCCCAACAGGAAAAAAGATCGCCATGCAGGTGATGGCCAAGACGCTCGCATCTCCCACTATGTATCACGCTGCCGGTAAAATGGGCAGGTTGACCATCAAATATGCACCATTTGCCGTGAGCAACAAACTGAACCCCTGGTACAAAGAACGCGACATGCCATCGGCCCCTAAAGAGTCGTTCGGCGAATGGTACGCAAAGAACAGGAAGTAG